A portion of the Bubalus kerabau isolate K-KA32 ecotype Philippines breed swamp buffalo chromosome 1, PCC_UOA_SB_1v2, whole genome shotgun sequence genome contains these proteins:
- the ZNF692 gene encoding zinc finger protein 692 isoform X5, producing MAASPADASRRRREKRRQLDARRSKCRIRLGGHMEQWCLLKEQLGFSLHSQLAKFLLDRYTSSGCVLCAGPEPVAPKGLQYLVLLSHAHSRECSLVPGLRGPGGQDGGLVWECSAGHTFSWGPSSGPKSPEEPNLTPLPSTDERSWCPEAKSGQEPAGLESNCDERAQEARMPRGAGPPPETFPSLGEDGEEEEEDEEEMLSDASPWTYSSSPDDEPDVPKPPPSPVTHALKDGEIAPAPAAVPAPLASSSSSASSLGSGAPRPVEVRIQPELRGTPEADKQTEPLASPGSQAQSALASAWDEDTAQIGPKRIRKAAKRELLPCDFPGCGRIFSNRQYLNHHKKYQHIHQKSFSCPEPACGKSFNFKKHLKEHVKLHSDTRDYICEFCARSFRTSSNLVIHRRIHTGEKPLQCEICGFTCRQKASLNWHRRKHAETVAALRFPCEFCGKRFEKPDSVAAHRSKSHPALLLAPQELSGPVESCSSILASASLGASEGSRSTLAPQAPMLLP from the exons ATGGCGGCCTCCCCTGCGGACGCGTCCCGCAGGCGGCGGGAGAAGCGGCGGCAGCTGGATGCGCGCCGCAGCAAGTGCCGCATCCGCCTGGGTGGCCATATGGAACAGTGGTGCCTCCTCAAGGAGCAGCTGGGCTTCTCCTTGCACTCGCAGCTGGCCAAGTTCCTGTTGGACCG GTACACTTCTTCAGGCTGTGTGCTTTGTGCAG GTCCTGAGCCTGTGGCCCCCAAGGGACTGCAGTATCTGGTGCTTCTATCTCACGCTCACAGCCGGGAGTGCAGCCTGGTGCCTGGGCTGCGGGGACCTGGGGGCCAAGATGGGGGGCTTGTGTGGGAGTGTTCAGCTGGCCACACCTTCTCCTGGGGCCCCTCTTCAGGCCCCAAATCTCCAGAGGAGCCAAATCTGACCCCTCTTCCAAGTACTGACGAGAGGAGCTGGTGCCCAGAGGCCAAGAGTGGGCAGGAGCCTGCAG GTTTGGAATCTAACTGTGATGAGAGGGCTCAAGAGGCCAGGATGCCCAG GGGGGCGGGACCTCCACCGGAGACCTTCCCATCCCTCGGAGAAGAtggggaagaagaagaggaggatgaAGAGGAAATGCTCAGTGATGCTAGTCCCTGGACCTACAGCTCCTCCCCAGATGA TGAGCCAGATGTCCCTAAACCACCCCCTTCCCCTGTCACCCATGCACTTAAGGATGGGGAGATAGCCCCGGCCCCTGCAGCTGTCCCAGCTCCTCTTGCTTCGTCATCCTCATCAGCATCCTCATTGGGTTCTGGAGCTCCTAGGCCTGTAGAAGTCAGGATACAGCCAGAGCTCAGGGGGACCCCTGAAGCAGACAAGCAGACTGAGCCCCTGGCCAG CCCTGGGAGTCAGGCTCAGTCTGCTCTGGCCTCGGCATGGGATGAGGACACTGCTCAGATTGGCCCCAAGAGAATTAG GAAAGCTGCCAAAAGAGAGCTGCTGCCCTGTGACTTCCCTGGCTGTGGAAGGATCTTCTCGAACCGGCAGTATTTGAAT CACCACAAGAAATACCAGCACATCCACCAAAAGTCCTTCTCCTGCCCAGAGCCAGCCTGTGGGAAGTCCTTCAACTTTAAGAAACACCTGAAGGAGCATGTGAAGCTGCACAGTG ACACCCGAGACTACATTTGTGAGTTTTGCGCCCGGTCTTTCCGCACCAGCAGCAACTTGGTCATCCACCGGCGCatccacactggagagaaacccctACA GTGTGAGATCTGCGGGTTTACCTGCCGCCAGAAGGCATCCCTGAATTGGCACCGGCGCAAGCATGCAGAGACAGTGGCTGCCTTGCGATTCCCCTGTGAGTTCTGTGGCAAGCGCTTTGAGAAGCCCGACAGTGTTGCAGCTCATCGCAGCAAAAGCCACCCGGCCTTGCTCCTGGCCCCACAAGAACTATCTGGTCCAGTGGAGTCCTGTTCCAGCATCTTGGCCTCTGCATCCCTGGGGGCCAGTGAAGGATCCAGGTCCACTCTGGCTCCTCAGGCTCCCATGCTGCTCCCTTAG
- the ZNF692 gene encoding zinc finger protein 692 isoform X4 gives MAASPADASRRRREKRRQLDARRSKCRIRLGGHMEQWCLLKEQLGFSLHSQLAKFLLDRYTSSGCVLCAGPEPVAPKGLQYLVLLSHAHSRECSLVPGLRGPGGQDGGLVWECSAGHTFSWGPSSGPKSPEEPNLTPLPSTDERSWCPEAKSGQEPAGLESNCDERAQEARMPRGAGPPPETFPSLGEDGEEEEEDEEEMLSDASPWTYSSSPDDSEPDVPKPPPSPVTHALKDGEIAPAPAAVPAPLASSSSSASSLGSGAPRPVEVRIQPELRGTPEADKQTEPLASPGSQAQSALASAWDEDTAQIGPKRIRKAAKRELLPCDFPGCGRIFSNRQYLNHHKKYQHIHQKSFSCPEPACGKSFNFKKHLKEHVKLHSDTRDYICEFCARSFRTSSNLVIHRRIHTGEKPLQCEICGFTCRQKASLNWHRRKHAETVAALRFPCEFCGKRFEKPDSVAAHRSKSHPALLLAPQELSGPVESCSSILASASLGASEGSRSTLAPQAPMLLP, from the exons ATGGCGGCCTCCCCTGCGGACGCGTCCCGCAGGCGGCGGGAGAAGCGGCGGCAGCTGGATGCGCGCCGCAGCAAGTGCCGCATCCGCCTGGGTGGCCATATGGAACAGTGGTGCCTCCTCAAGGAGCAGCTGGGCTTCTCCTTGCACTCGCAGCTGGCCAAGTTCCTGTTGGACCG GTACACTTCTTCAGGCTGTGTGCTTTGTGCAG GTCCTGAGCCTGTGGCCCCCAAGGGACTGCAGTATCTGGTGCTTCTATCTCACGCTCACAGCCGGGAGTGCAGCCTGGTGCCTGGGCTGCGGGGACCTGGGGGCCAAGATGGGGGGCTTGTGTGGGAGTGTTCAGCTGGCCACACCTTCTCCTGGGGCCCCTCTTCAGGCCCCAAATCTCCAGAGGAGCCAAATCTGACCCCTCTTCCAAGTACTGACGAGAGGAGCTGGTGCCCAGAGGCCAAGAGTGGGCAGGAGCCTGCAG GTTTGGAATCTAACTGTGATGAGAGGGCTCAAGAGGCCAGGATGCCCAG GGGGGCGGGACCTCCACCGGAGACCTTCCCATCCCTCGGAGAAGAtggggaagaagaagaggaggatgaAGAGGAAATGCTCAGTGATGCTAGTCCCTGGACCTACAGCTCCTCCCCAGATGA CAGTGAGCCAGATGTCCCTAAACCACCCCCTTCCCCTGTCACCCATGCACTTAAGGATGGGGAGATAGCCCCGGCCCCTGCAGCTGTCCCAGCTCCTCTTGCTTCGTCATCCTCATCAGCATCCTCATTGGGTTCTGGAGCTCCTAGGCCTGTAGAAGTCAGGATACAGCCAGAGCTCAGGGGGACCCCTGAAGCAGACAAGCAGACTGAGCCCCTGGCCAG CCCTGGGAGTCAGGCTCAGTCTGCTCTGGCCTCGGCATGGGATGAGGACACTGCTCAGATTGGCCCCAAGAGAATTAG GAAAGCTGCCAAAAGAGAGCTGCTGCCCTGTGACTTCCCTGGCTGTGGAAGGATCTTCTCGAACCGGCAGTATTTGAAT CACCACAAGAAATACCAGCACATCCACCAAAAGTCCTTCTCCTGCCCAGAGCCAGCCTGTGGGAAGTCCTTCAACTTTAAGAAACACCTGAAGGAGCATGTGAAGCTGCACAGTG ACACCCGAGACTACATTTGTGAGTTTTGCGCCCGGTCTTTCCGCACCAGCAGCAACTTGGTCATCCACCGGCGCatccacactggagagaaacccctACA GTGTGAGATCTGCGGGTTTACCTGCCGCCAGAAGGCATCCCTGAATTGGCACCGGCGCAAGCATGCAGAGACAGTGGCTGCCTTGCGATTCCCCTGTGAGTTCTGTGGCAAGCGCTTTGAGAAGCCCGACAGTGTTGCAGCTCATCGCAGCAAAAGCCACCCGGCCTTGCTCCTGGCCCCACAAGAACTATCTGGTCCAGTGGAGTCCTGTTCCAGCATCTTGGCCTCTGCATCCCTGGGGGCCAGTGAAGGATCCAGGTCCACTCTGGCTCCTCAGGCTCCCATGCTGCTCCCTTAG
- the ZNF692 gene encoding zinc finger protein 692 isoform X3: MPRGAGPPPETFPSLGEDGEEEEEDEEEMLSDASPWTYSSSPDDSEPDVPKPPPSPVTHALKDGEIAPAPAAVPAPLASSSSSASSLGSGAPRPVEVRIQPELRGTPEADKQTEPLASPGSQAQSALASAWDEDTAQIGPKRIRKAAKRELLPCDFPGCGRIFSNRQYLNHHKKYQHIHQKSFSCPEPACGKSFNFKKHLKEHVKLHSDTRDYICEFCARSFRTSSNLVIHRRIHTGEKPLQCEICGFTCRQKASLNWHRRKHAETVAALRFPCEFCGKRFEKPDSVAAHRSKSHPALLLAPQELSGPVESCSSILASASLGASEGSRSTLAPQAPMLLP; the protein is encoded by the exons ATGCCCAG GGGGGCGGGACCTCCACCGGAGACCTTCCCATCCCTCGGAGAAGAtggggaagaagaagaggaggatgaAGAGGAAATGCTCAGTGATGCTAGTCCCTGGACCTACAGCTCCTCCCCAGATGA CAGTGAGCCAGATGTCCCTAAACCACCCCCTTCCCCTGTCACCCATGCACTTAAGGATGGGGAGATAGCCCCGGCCCCTGCAGCTGTCCCAGCTCCTCTTGCTTCGTCATCCTCATCAGCATCCTCATTGGGTTCTGGAGCTCCTAGGCCTGTAGAAGTCAGGATACAGCCAGAGCTCAGGGGGACCCCTGAAGCAGACAAGCAGACTGAGCCCCTGGCCAG CCCTGGGAGTCAGGCTCAGTCTGCTCTGGCCTCGGCATGGGATGAGGACACTGCTCAGATTGGCCCCAAGAGAATTAG GAAAGCTGCCAAAAGAGAGCTGCTGCCCTGTGACTTCCCTGGCTGTGGAAGGATCTTCTCGAACCGGCAGTATTTGAAT CACCACAAGAAATACCAGCACATCCACCAAAAGTCCTTCTCCTGCCCAGAGCCAGCCTGTGGGAAGTCCTTCAACTTTAAGAAACACCTGAAGGAGCATGTGAAGCTGCACAGTG ACACCCGAGACTACATTTGTGAGTTTTGCGCCCGGTCTTTCCGCACCAGCAGCAACTTGGTCATCCACCGGCGCatccacactggagagaaacccctACA GTGTGAGATCTGCGGGTTTACCTGCCGCCAGAAGGCATCCCTGAATTGGCACCGGCGCAAGCATGCAGAGACAGTGGCTGCCTTGCGATTCCCCTGTGAGTTCTGTGGCAAGCGCTTTGAGAAGCCCGACAGTGTTGCAGCTCATCGCAGCAAAAGCCACCCGGCCTTGCTCCTGGCCCCACAAGAACTATCTGGTCCAGTGGAGTCCTGTTCCAGCATCTTGGCCTCTGCATCCCTGGGGGCCAGTGAAGGATCCAGGTCCACTCTGGCTCCTCAGGCTCCCATGCTGCTCCCTTAG
- the ZNF692 gene encoding zinc finger protein 692 isoform X2: MRAAASAASAWVAIWNSGASSRSSWASPCTRSWPSSCWTGPEPVAPKGLQYLVLLSHAHSRECSLVPGLRGPGGQDGGLVWECSAGHTFSWGPSSGPKSPEEPNLTPLPSTDERSWCPEAKSGQEPAGLESNCDERAQEARMPRGAGPPPETFPSLGEDGEEEEEDEEEMLSDASPWTYSSSPDDEPDVPKPPPSPVTHALKDGEIAPAPAAVPAPLASSSSSASSLGSGAPRPVEVRIQPELRGTPEADKQTEPLASPGSQAQSALASAWDEDTAQIGPKRIRKAAKRELLPCDFPGCGRIFSNRQYLNHHKKYQHIHQKSFSCPEPACGKSFNFKKHLKEHVKLHSDTRDYICEFCARSFRTSSNLVIHRRIHTGEKPLQCEICGFTCRQKASLNWHRRKHAETVAALRFPCEFCGKRFEKPDSVAAHRSKSHPALLLAPQELSGPVESCSSILASASLGASEGSRSTLAPQAPMLLP, translated from the exons ATGCGCGCCGCAGCAAGTGCCGCATCCGCCTGGGTGGCCATATGGAACAGTGGTGCCTCCTCAAGGAGCAGCTGGGCTTCTCCTTGCACTCGCAGCTGGCCAAGTTCCTGTTGGACCG GTCCTGAGCCTGTGGCCCCCAAGGGACTGCAGTATCTGGTGCTTCTATCTCACGCTCACAGCCGGGAGTGCAGCCTGGTGCCTGGGCTGCGGGGACCTGGGGGCCAAGATGGGGGGCTTGTGTGGGAGTGTTCAGCTGGCCACACCTTCTCCTGGGGCCCCTCTTCAGGCCCCAAATCTCCAGAGGAGCCAAATCTGACCCCTCTTCCAAGTACTGACGAGAGGAGCTGGTGCCCAGAGGCCAAGAGTGGGCAGGAGCCTGCAG GTTTGGAATCTAACTGTGATGAGAGGGCTCAAGAGGCCAGGATGCCCAG GGGGGCGGGACCTCCACCGGAGACCTTCCCATCCCTCGGAGAAGAtggggaagaagaagaggaggatgaAGAGGAAATGCTCAGTGATGCTAGTCCCTGGACCTACAGCTCCTCCCCAGATGA TGAGCCAGATGTCCCTAAACCACCCCCTTCCCCTGTCACCCATGCACTTAAGGATGGGGAGATAGCCCCGGCCCCTGCAGCTGTCCCAGCTCCTCTTGCTTCGTCATCCTCATCAGCATCCTCATTGGGTTCTGGAGCTCCTAGGCCTGTAGAAGTCAGGATACAGCCAGAGCTCAGGGGGACCCCTGAAGCAGACAAGCAGACTGAGCCCCTGGCCAG CCCTGGGAGTCAGGCTCAGTCTGCTCTGGCCTCGGCATGGGATGAGGACACTGCTCAGATTGGCCCCAAGAGAATTAG GAAAGCTGCCAAAAGAGAGCTGCTGCCCTGTGACTTCCCTGGCTGTGGAAGGATCTTCTCGAACCGGCAGTATTTGAAT CACCACAAGAAATACCAGCACATCCACCAAAAGTCCTTCTCCTGCCCAGAGCCAGCCTGTGGGAAGTCCTTCAACTTTAAGAAACACCTGAAGGAGCATGTGAAGCTGCACAGTG ACACCCGAGACTACATTTGTGAGTTTTGCGCCCGGTCTTTCCGCACCAGCAGCAACTTGGTCATCCACCGGCGCatccacactggagagaaacccctACA GTGTGAGATCTGCGGGTTTACCTGCCGCCAGAAGGCATCCCTGAATTGGCACCGGCGCAAGCATGCAGAGACAGTGGCTGCCTTGCGATTCCCCTGTGAGTTCTGTGGCAAGCGCTTTGAGAAGCCCGACAGTGTTGCAGCTCATCGCAGCAAAAGCCACCCGGCCTTGCTCCTGGCCCCACAAGAACTATCTGGTCCAGTGGAGTCCTGTTCCAGCATCTTGGCCTCTGCATCCCTGGGGGCCAGTGAAGGATCCAGGTCCACTCTGGCTCCTCAGGCTCCCATGCTGCTCCCTTAG
- the ZNF692 gene encoding zinc finger protein 692 isoform X1 — protein MRAAASAASAWVAIWNSGASSRSSWASPCTRSWPSSCWTGPEPVAPKGLQYLVLLSHAHSRECSLVPGLRGPGGQDGGLVWECSAGHTFSWGPSSGPKSPEEPNLTPLPSTDERSWCPEAKSGQEPAGLESNCDERAQEARMPRGAGPPPETFPSLGEDGEEEEEDEEEMLSDASPWTYSSSPDDSEPDVPKPPPSPVTHALKDGEIAPAPAAVPAPLASSSSSASSLGSGAPRPVEVRIQPELRGTPEADKQTEPLASPGSQAQSALASAWDEDTAQIGPKRIRKAAKRELLPCDFPGCGRIFSNRQYLNHHKKYQHIHQKSFSCPEPACGKSFNFKKHLKEHVKLHSDTRDYICEFCARSFRTSSNLVIHRRIHTGEKPLQCEICGFTCRQKASLNWHRRKHAETVAALRFPCEFCGKRFEKPDSVAAHRSKSHPALLLAPQELSGPVESCSSILASASLGASEGSRSTLAPQAPMLLP, from the exons ATGCGCGCCGCAGCAAGTGCCGCATCCGCCTGGGTGGCCATATGGAACAGTGGTGCCTCCTCAAGGAGCAGCTGGGCTTCTCCTTGCACTCGCAGCTGGCCAAGTTCCTGTTGGACCG GTCCTGAGCCTGTGGCCCCCAAGGGACTGCAGTATCTGGTGCTTCTATCTCACGCTCACAGCCGGGAGTGCAGCCTGGTGCCTGGGCTGCGGGGACCTGGGGGCCAAGATGGGGGGCTTGTGTGGGAGTGTTCAGCTGGCCACACCTTCTCCTGGGGCCCCTCTTCAGGCCCCAAATCTCCAGAGGAGCCAAATCTGACCCCTCTTCCAAGTACTGACGAGAGGAGCTGGTGCCCAGAGGCCAAGAGTGGGCAGGAGCCTGCAG GTTTGGAATCTAACTGTGATGAGAGGGCTCAAGAGGCCAGGATGCCCAG GGGGGCGGGACCTCCACCGGAGACCTTCCCATCCCTCGGAGAAGAtggggaagaagaagaggaggatgaAGAGGAAATGCTCAGTGATGCTAGTCCCTGGACCTACAGCTCCTCCCCAGATGA CAGTGAGCCAGATGTCCCTAAACCACCCCCTTCCCCTGTCACCCATGCACTTAAGGATGGGGAGATAGCCCCGGCCCCTGCAGCTGTCCCAGCTCCTCTTGCTTCGTCATCCTCATCAGCATCCTCATTGGGTTCTGGAGCTCCTAGGCCTGTAGAAGTCAGGATACAGCCAGAGCTCAGGGGGACCCCTGAAGCAGACAAGCAGACTGAGCCCCTGGCCAG CCCTGGGAGTCAGGCTCAGTCTGCTCTGGCCTCGGCATGGGATGAGGACACTGCTCAGATTGGCCCCAAGAGAATTAG GAAAGCTGCCAAAAGAGAGCTGCTGCCCTGTGACTTCCCTGGCTGTGGAAGGATCTTCTCGAACCGGCAGTATTTGAAT CACCACAAGAAATACCAGCACATCCACCAAAAGTCCTTCTCCTGCCCAGAGCCAGCCTGTGGGAAGTCCTTCAACTTTAAGAAACACCTGAAGGAGCATGTGAAGCTGCACAGTG ACACCCGAGACTACATTTGTGAGTTTTGCGCCCGGTCTTTCCGCACCAGCAGCAACTTGGTCATCCACCGGCGCatccacactggagagaaacccctACA GTGTGAGATCTGCGGGTTTACCTGCCGCCAGAAGGCATCCCTGAATTGGCACCGGCGCAAGCATGCAGAGACAGTGGCTGCCTTGCGATTCCCCTGTGAGTTCTGTGGCAAGCGCTTTGAGAAGCCCGACAGTGTTGCAGCTCATCGCAGCAAAAGCCACCCGGCCTTGCTCCTGGCCCCACAAGAACTATCTGGTCCAGTGGAGTCCTGTTCCAGCATCTTGGCCTCTGCATCCCTGGGGGCCAGTGAAGGATCCAGGTCCACTCTGGCTCCTCAGGCTCCCATGCTGCTCCCTTAG
- the ZNF672 gene encoding zinc finger protein 672, which translates to MFAASEVAAGRPYGCSECGKSFRYSSVLLRHERVHSRDSSFRCLECGERCAEASDLRAHRRAHAGQTLYICSECGQSFRHSGRLDLHQSVHRRRIRSCRCRACGGCFPHLPALLLHRRRWHPPERPHRCPLCPRAFRQSALRFHLARAHPWGTPTVPADTLHRCTQCSRAFRSVAGLRSHLRVHAARSPSDSTLGQPGAPDTHQCGVCGKSFGKSSTLTRHLQTHSGEKPFKCPECGKGFLESATLVRHQRTHTGEKPYACGDCGRRFSESSTLLRHRRSHQGERPHACATCGKGFGQRSDLVVHQRIHTGERPFPCTECGRCFSDRSDLTKHRRTHTGEKPYRCELCGKCFTCVSNLNVHRRNHAGHKPHKCPECGKAFSVGSKLALHRKTHLGERPAECAECGKCFSHSRSLSQHQRAHRRARASTAPAAAATQPKAGTALIVAGQAGQEKPGLFLSQLRETC; encoded by the coding sequence ATGTTCGCTGCCTCAGAGGTGGCAGCGGGCAGACCTTATGGGTGCAGTGAGTGTGGCAAGAGCTTCCGCTACAGTTCAGTGCTGCTGCGGCATGAGCGCGTCCACAGTCGTGACAGCAGCTTCCGCTGCCTAGAGTGTGGCGAGCGATGCGCAGAGGCCTCTGACCTCCGTGCACATAGACGCGCTCACGCGGGCCAGACGCTCTACATCTGCAGTGAGTGTGGCCAGAGCTTCCGCCACAGCGGCCGCCTTGACCTGCACCAGAGCGTACACAGGCGGCGCATCCGCTCCTGCCGCTGCCGAGCTTGTGGCGGATGCTTTCCACACCTCCCGGCTCTGTTACTGCACCGGCGCCGCTGGCACCCTCCTGAGAGGCCCCACCGCTGTCCGCTGTGCCCTCGAGCCTTCCGCCAGAGCGCGCTGCGCTTCCACCTGGCACGGGCGCACCCATGGGGAACACCTACCGTGCCTGCTGACACACTCCACCGCTGCACACAGTGCTCGCGGGCCTTCCGTAGCGTCGCTGGACTTCGGAGCCATTTGCGTGTTCATGCAGCCAGGAGCCCCAGTGACTCCACACTTGGGCAGCCAGGTGCTCCGGACACACAccagtgtggtgtgtgtggcaAGAGCTTTGGCAAGAGTTCCACGCTAACGCGACACCTGCAGACGCACTCAGGTGAGAAACCTTTCAAATGCCCGGAGTGCGGCAAGGGCTTCTTGGAGAGCGCTACACTGGTGCGCCATCAGCGCACACACACGGGCGAGAAGCCTTACGCCTGCGGCGACTGCGGCAGACGCTTCAGTGAGAGCTCCACGCTGCTGCGCCATCGGCGCAGCCATCAGGGAGAGCGGCCACATGCCTGTGCCACATGTGGCAAGGGCTTTGGGCAGCGCTCTGACCTGGTGGTGCACCAGCGCATCCACACAGGTGAGAGGCCCTTCCCGTGTACTGAGTGCGGCCGCTGCTTCAGTGACCGCTCAGACCTCACGAAGCACAGGCGCACACACACAGGTGAGAAACCCTACCGCTGTGAGTTGTGCGGCAAGTGCTTCACATGCGTCTCCAACCTCAATGTGCACCGGCGCAACCATGCTGGCCACAAGCCCCACAAGTGCcctgagtgtggcaaggccttcagTGTGGGTTCCAAGCTGGCACTGCACCGCAAGACGCACCTGGGCGAGCGGCCAGCGGAATGTGCGGAGTGTGGCAAATGTTTTAGCCACAGCCGCTCCCTGTCACAGCACCAGCGAGCTCACAGGCGTGCTCGTGCCTCCACTGCTCCTGCTGCCGCTGCCACTCAGCCCAAGGCAGGCACTGCACTCATCGTTGCCGGGCAAGCAGGACAGGAAAAGCCAGGGCTTTTTTTGTCTCAGTTGAGAGAGACTTGTTGA